The genomic segment GATATCGAAAAATCGGCGGGACTTTCCAAGCGGAACGGTCGATTTCAGCGCTGGTTCCCCGCGGAAAAACCCGCGGAAGATTTCCTTCGATCCCGCCGCCGGTGATATGCGCCATCGCTTTGATTCGCACTTTTTTCATCAGCGAAAGAATCTCCCGCACGTAGATTCGCGTCGGCCGCAAGAGTTCTTCACCTAACGTCTTTCCGTTCAGCACCGCCGGACGAGATCGGAGAGATAATCCGTTCCGTTTCAATACGGCCCGGACCAGCGAATAACCGTTGGAATGAACACCGCTGGACGGCCATCCGACGATGGCGTCCCCCGGCCGGACCTTTTGACCATCGATAATTCCGTTGGATTCCACGACGCCGACGCAAAATCCCGCCAAGTCAAAATCGCCGCTGCGATAGACTTTGGGCATTTCCGCCGTCTCGCCTCCCACGAGCGCGCAGCCCGCTTGGCGGCAACCTGCGGCCACCCCCGCAATCAGATCGCGGCCCATCCTAAGATTGAGATGGCCGGTGGCGAAGTAGTCCAAAAAGACGAGAGGTTCGGCACCCAGTGTGAGAATGTCGTTGACGGACATCGCCACCAGGTCGATCCCGACGGTGTCGAATTTCTTCATTTCCTTGGCGAAGAGAACCTTGGTCCCGACGCCGTCCGTGGACGTCACGAGGACGGGCGAACGGTATTTTCTGGGGAGGCGAGACAAGGCCGCAAAGCCGCCCACCGAAGCCATGACCTCCGCGCGCTCCGTCCGTTTGGCCAAAGGGGCGATCAGATCGACCAGTCGGTCTCCCCTGGAGACGCTCACGCCCGCTTTTGAATACGTCAGTGATTTGCCCGCCATGGAAGGGTAGATATTATGTGCAGTCCTTTTGGACGTCACATGAAATTCCTTCGTTTCATAAAGAAAGCGTTGCGGCGTTATCTCCTGGTCGGCGTGATCGTCACGGTTCCTTTCGTCGTCACGCTCAAGTTTCTTCTTTTCTTCATCGACTATCTCGACAATCTCTTGGCGATCGAACAAGGAAGATTCCTTTGGGTGATTCCCGTCGAGTTTCACCCCGATTTTGTTTTCGGTTTCCATGTGCGGGGATTGGGTGTCGTTTTTACGTTCGTCGTGATCCTCATCGTCGGCATTTTGAGCCGTAATTATTTCGGCCATCTCCTCATTCGGTGGGGGGACCGCATCGTCGGACGGATTCCCCTCGCCCGCGTCGTTTACAACGTCGTCAAGG from the Bdellovibrionota bacterium genome contains:
- the purM gene encoding phosphoribosylformylglycinamidine cyclo-ligase; its protein translation is MAGKSLTYSKAGVSVSRGDRLVDLIAPLAKRTERAEVMASVGGFAALSRLPRKYRSPVLVTSTDGVGTKVLFAKEMKKFDTVGIDLVAMSVNDILTLGAEPLVFLDYFATGHLNLRMGRDLIAGVAAGCRQAGCALVGGETAEMPKVYRSGDFDLAGFCVGVVESNGIIDGQKVRPGDAIVGWPSSGVHSNGYSLVRAVLKRNGLSLRSRPAVLNGKTLGEELLRPTRIYVREILSLMKKVRIKAMAHITGGGIEGNLPRVFPRGTSAEIDRSAWKVPPIFRYLQERGRITDREMYRTFNMGVGFIFVVGRSDLSRALRLSAGAREIGRVIPAPGEARVSWR
- a CDS encoding DUF502 domain-containing protein, which gives rise to MKFLRFIKKALRRYLLVGVIVTVPFVVTLKFLLFFIDYLDNLLAIEQGRFLWVIPVEFHPDFVFGFHVRGLGVVFTFVVILIVGILSRNYFGHLLIRWGDRIVGRIPLARVVYNVVKEFLETYVSMDKEHYARVVLVEFPRKGIYTIGLVTGVPIEEIKAHMGEKVLNVFVPTSPSPVNGFYLAVPEKELIDLDMTVEDAFKVIMSGGLVSPGNTKPSRATHGRRK